The sequence AAAGCCAAGCTTTTCGAGAACAGATTTAACCACATGGCGACCACTTAAACCTTTTAGGCTCGAAACGCGCGCAGCAACAGTTTGCGACCAACGCCGAGAAGGTAAACCCTGCTCCTGCTGGTAGTCATCGGCCTTTTTGTCATAATCAGCGATATAATCTGCTTCATTTTCCGTATTATAACGTTCTCTATGCACCACAACATTTTGGCTAAGACGCGGTTTAATATGTCTGGTTACATTAGAGGCCGGATGCCCTACGCACAAACCAACAACAGCATAAGACCGTGGAGGTAATTCCAATAATTCTGCCACGGCTGCGATATTATTGCGCAAACCACCTATATAAACCGTGCCCAGCCCCATTGATTCAAAAGCCGTTACGGCATTTTGGGCTGTAATGCCGATATCCAGCACGGCCATTAAGTGTGATTCTTCGTAATTCAGAGCTTCATCTGACAATTTTTCATATTTTGTCAGTCGCTCTAAGCGCGACAAATCAACAATCCAGGCAAGAAAAACAGGGGCTGTTTTAATATAATTCTGATGACCAGCAAGCTCCGCCAATTTTGCCCTTTTTTGCGGATCTTCTACCACAACAACAGACCAATGTTGCAAATTACAGGAAGTTGCCGCAGATGAAGCCGCCGCTAACCCTGTCTCAAGAGCACCTTCTGGTAGAGGATCGGCTTTATAATCACGCACACTT comes from Aristophania vespae and encodes:
- a CDS encoding NADPH-dependent oxidoreductase, producing MDKASPFVGHSMSELWQERYRLSAPQSLIDNETLRVQLSHQSVRDYKADPLPEGALETGLAAASSAATSCNLQHWSVVVVEDPQKRAKLAELAGHQNYIKTAPVFLAWIVDLSRLERLTKYEKLSDEALNYEESHLMAVLDIGITAQNAVTAFESMGLGTVYIGGLRNNIAAVAELLELPPRSYAVVGLCVGHPASNVTRHIKPRLSQNVVVHRERYNTENEADYIADYDKKADDYQQEQGLPSRRWSQTVAARVSSLKGLSGRHVVKSVLEKLGFPLK